From the Gammaproteobacteria bacterium genome, one window contains:
- a CDS encoding DEAD/DEAH box helicase family protein, which translates to RNFSLVRPDAQFANRLAIDEKQILKNVRAIQRENQLDECESLDGLHFSVEMETGTGKTYVYLRTVYELNKVYGFKKFVIVVPSVAIREGVLKNLSITHDHLQNLYGRPPAHFSVYDSRKVSGLRDFALSDAIQILVINIDSFAKDANVINRHNDKLTGEKPIDFIRRAHPLVIVDEPQNMETVKRKRAIEELNYLCTLRYSATHVHHYNRIYNLDPVRAHELGLVKQIEVDSVRAENDFNAAYVRVKRINVRGRLSASLEIDCNTAAGVKRKKVTVRSGDDLYEHSGQREMYRDGYIVNEIDAEQGRVAFSGVGTLRVGEAAGGLSDEMMKIQIRETVAEHFKREKKLQGRGIKVISLFFIDRVANYRRHKTGEKGKFARWFEAVYQRESGKKEYAGLIPFAVDEVHNGYFSAAKDQWKDTSGNTKADDDTFRLIMKDKERLLDPAEPLRFIFSHSALREGWDNPNVFQICTLNETQSELKKRQEIGRGMRLAVDRNGNRVQDAAVNRLTVIANESYEDFARQLQNEIEQECGVDFGDKIKNKRQRREVKYRKGFQLDENFKALWDRIKYRTTYRVEYDTATLIDKAAQAVKDMGRVDKPSFHIETAEISVDKAKGVTPIQKAGKMVRAEGGVDFVPDILSYVQSHERARLTRDTVYEILRRSGRLGDALKNPQMFADKATDSIEGVLAGLMEDGIKYEKIGAKEYELRLFEGYEFHRNDHTFKVSSPKKTINEGWMPLDSGVEHQFAQDCESRDDIEFYFKLPPWFKIKTPIGNYNPDWALIKKNETAIYFVAETKSKERELRPSERRKIKFGAAHYRQLGMNFRQVSEVKDLDSPEYFPAGK; encoded by the coding sequence AAATTCGTCATTGTCGTGCCTTCGGTGGCCATCCGCGAGGGCGTGTTGAAGAATCTGTCCATCACCCACGACCACCTGCAGAATCTTTATGGCAGGCCGCCGGCGCATTTTTCGGTGTACGACTCAAGGAAGGTTTCGGGGCTGCGGGATTTCGCCCTCAGCGATGCGATTCAGATTTTGGTCATCAATATTGACTCTTTCGCCAAGGATGCCAATGTCATCAATCGCCATAACGATAAACTGACCGGCGAGAAGCCCATTGATTTCATCCGCCGCGCCCATCCGCTGGTTATTGTGGACGAGCCGCAGAATATGGAAACGGTCAAGCGCAAAAGGGCGATCGAGGAGCTGAACTATCTCTGCACCCTGCGCTATTCGGCCACCCATGTTCACCACTATAACCGGATTTACAACTTGGACCCGGTGCGGGCGCATGAGTTGGGGCTGGTGAAACAGATTGAAGTGGACTCGGTGCGCGCGGAAAATGATTTCAACGCCGCTTATGTGCGGGTGAAAAGAATCAACGTCCGGGGCCGGCTTTCCGCGTCGCTGGAAATTGACTGCAACACCGCCGCCGGCGTGAAAAGAAAAAAGGTGACCGTCCGCTCCGGCGATGACCTTTATGAGCATTCCGGCCAGCGGGAGATGTACCGCGACGGTTATATCGTGAATGAGATAGACGCCGAACAAGGGCGGGTCGCCTTTTCCGGCGTCGGGACATTGCGCGTCGGCGAGGCCGCCGGCGGGCTGAGCGACGAGATGATGAAAATCCAGATTCGGGAAACCGTCGCCGAGCATTTTAAGCGGGAAAAGAAGTTGCAGGGCAGGGGAATCAAGGTGATTTCCCTGTTCTTTATTGACCGCGTGGCCAACTACCGCCGCCACAAGACGGGCGAAAAAGGCAAATTCGCCCGGTGGTTCGAGGCGGTGTATCAAAGAGAGTCCGGCAAAAAAGAATACGCCGGGCTGATTCCGTTTGCCGTGGACGAGGTGCACAACGGTTATTTTTCCGCCGCCAAAGACCAGTGGAAAGACACCAGCGGCAACACCAAGGCCGACGACGACACTTTCCGCTTGATTATGAAAGACAAGGAGCGGCTGCTGGACCCGGCTGAGCCGCTGCGGTTTATTTTCAGCCACTCGGCGTTGCGGGAAGGGTGGGACAATCCCAATGTATTCCAAATCTGCACGCTGAACGAAACGCAGTCCGAGTTGAAAAAACGGCAGGAAATCGGCCGCGGCATGAGGCTGGCGGTGGACCGAAACGGCAACCGCGTTCAAGACGCCGCGGTCAATCGCCTGACCGTGATCGCCAACGAAAGTTACGAGGATTTTGCGCGCCAGCTGCAAAATGAAATTGAGCAGGAGTGCGGCGTGGATTTTGGCGATAAAATCAAGAACAAGCGCCAGCGGCGCGAGGTCAAGTACCGCAAGGGGTTTCAGTTGGACGAAAACTTCAAGGCGCTGTGGGACCGGATTAAGTACCGCACCACTTACCGGGTGGAATACGACACCGCTACGTTGATTGACAAGGCAGCGCAGGCGGTGAAAGACATGGGCAGGGTGGACAAGCCGTCGTTTCACATTGAAACAGCGGAGATTAGCGTTGATAAAGCCAAGGGCGTTACGCCAATACAGAAGGCGGGCAAGATGGTGCGCGCCGAAGGCGGCGTTGATTTTGTCCCCGACATTCTTTCCTATGTGCAGAGCCACGAGCGCGCACGGCTCACGCGCGACACCGTGTATGAAATTCTGCGGCGCTCCGGGCGGCTGGGCGATGCGCTGAAAAATCCGCAGATGTTTGCGGACAAGGCGACGGATTCCATTGAGGGCGTGCTCGCGGGTTTAATGGAAGACGGAATCAAATACGAAAAAATCGGCGCCAAAGAATACGAGTTGCGCCTGTTTGAGGGGTATGAATTTCATCGCAACGATCACACCTTCAAGGTCAGCAGCCCGAAGAAAACCATCAACGAAGGCTGGATGCCGCTGGATTCGGGCGTGGAACACCAATTCGCCCAGGACTGCGAAAGCCGGGACGACATCGAATTTTATTTCAAACTTCCGCCGTGGTTCAAAATCAAAACCCCTATCGGCAACTACAACCCCGACTGGGCGCTGATTAAAAAGAACGAAACCGCCATCTACTTCGTTGCCGAAACGAAATCCAAAGAACGGGAATTGCGGCCGAGCGAACGCAGGAAAATTAAATTCGGCGCGGCCCACTATCGGCAGTTGGGCATGAATTTCCGGCAGGTGTCTGAGGTCAAGGATCTGGATTCGCCTGAATATTTCCCTGCAGGGAAGTAG